The following coding sequences lie in one Gemmatimonadaceae bacterium genomic window:
- a CDS encoding TolC family protein, translated as MFFDSALPLAWVFRRAQLLRLSIVAIVAGSGAACHTPGTPRIDGVSGAPANPATPWTVPAAARTPPPPAAPPTAPAATAALAADSATTAAVRFTLPEVVDIALKNNPTTRESWANAQAGANEYGAARGAKYPTINGSVNLAGASSGSIIGGGGNGSNVVIDTTQANPRGVGVAGGVTRAQITPALSLSYLVLDEGGRAATIESAKQNAIALNLAHNSAINDVVLQVESALFSYLANVALRDAQLTAVKEAQTDTANAEARLRVGVGTLQDVLQARTELAQARFQLVTLEGALVSSRATLAVSMGLPANTHFDIPPIAATDSIAKVAASVDTLINRAITTRPDLAEARATAAQLAAQIRIARSAGYPSLTLSTNQSYTRSVEGQSTANGLNASLVLGLQIPIFNGFSRQYDVRTARAQYQAALARVTSTQQQVTVQVFTSYAALQTARQRLAAAVDLLTAAVQSAEVAAGRYREGVGTIVDVVLARTALDSARAEDIQARWEWRTALAQLAHDVGSLDTRGRPNIPLAPLPRVR; from the coding sequence ATGTTTTTCGATTCGGCGCTTCCGCTCGCTTGGGTTTTCCGTCGCGCGCAGCTCCTTCGGCTTTCGATTGTTGCAATCGTCGCGGGCTCGGGGGCGGCGTGTCACACGCCGGGCACACCCCGCATCGACGGCGTGTCGGGCGCGCCGGCGAATCCGGCGACGCCCTGGACGGTCCCGGCCGCGGCGCGCACACCGCCTCCACCGGCTGCACCGCCCACGGCTCCCGCTGCCACGGCGGCGCTTGCTGCCGACTCGGCGACCACCGCCGCCGTGCGGTTCACGCTCCCCGAGGTCGTCGACATCGCCCTCAAGAACAACCCCACGACGCGCGAGTCGTGGGCGAATGCGCAGGCCGGGGCGAACGAATACGGAGCGGCGCGCGGCGCGAAATACCCGACGATCAATGGCAGCGTGAACCTCGCCGGTGCGTCGTCAGGCTCCATCATCGGCGGCGGGGGCAACGGGTCGAACGTGGTGATCGACACGACGCAGGCGAATCCTCGCGGCGTTGGTGTCGCCGGCGGTGTAACGCGCGCGCAAATCACTCCCGCTTTGTCGCTCTCGTATTTGGTTCTCGACGAGGGCGGGCGCGCCGCGACCATCGAGTCGGCGAAGCAGAACGCGATCGCGTTGAACCTCGCCCACAATTCCGCGATCAACGATGTCGTACTCCAAGTAGAGTCGGCGCTCTTCTCGTATCTCGCGAATGTCGCGCTTCGCGACGCGCAGCTCACCGCGGTGAAAGAAGCGCAAACCGATACCGCGAACGCCGAGGCGCGCCTCCGCGTCGGCGTAGGCACGCTGCAGGATGTTTTGCAGGCGAGAACCGAGCTCGCTCAGGCCCGGTTTCAGCTCGTCACGCTCGAGGGAGCGCTCGTATCCTCCCGCGCCACGCTCGCCGTGTCGATGGGTCTCCCGGCCAACACCCACTTTGACATTCCTCCGATCGCGGCGACCGATTCGATAGCCAAGGTGGCTGCGTCAGTCGACACGCTGATCAACCGCGCGATCACGACCCGGCCCGATCTTGCCGAAGCCCGGGCAACGGCGGCTCAGCTCGCCGCGCAAATCCGCATCGCGCGGTCCGCCGGATATCCCTCGCTCACGCTCTCGACCAACCAGAGCTACACGCGATCTGTAGAAGGACAGTCGACCGCCAACGGCTTGAACGCTTCCCTCGTGCTCGGCCTTCAGATTCCGATCTTCAACGGGTTCTCGCGGCAGTACGACGTGCGGACGGCGCGCGCCCAGTATCAGGCCGCGCTCGCGCGGGTCACGTCGACGCAGCAGCAGGTCACGGTGCAGGTGTTCACGTCGTACGCCGCGCTCCAGACGGCGCGCCAGCGCCTCGCGGCAGCCGTCGACCTTCTCACGGCGGCCGTGCAGTCCGCGGAAGTCGCCGCCGGGCGTTACCGCGAGGGCGTCGGGACAATCGTCGACGTCGTGCTGGCGCGAACCGCGCTCGACTCGGCGCGCGCCGAGGACATCCAGGCGCGGTGGGAATGGCGGACGGCGTTGGCGCAACTGGCCCACGATGTCGGTTCGCTCGACACGCGCGGAAGGCCGAACATTCCGCTGGCGCCGCTGCCGAGGGTTCGATGA
- a CDS encoding efflux RND transporter periplasmic adaptor subunit: protein MMIVAAGRPVNRWAGTALRALAVVLAVVAGACRGGPPARRAGATPVRVMPVKRIDAPVTVSASGVVEPMQTVSVTAQVSGTLLDVLFKEGDFVQKGQQLFRLDPRPLQAIVDQAQATLTKDIANANAAESDDARYKSLAGIGYVSRSQSDQMHAAALASAATVQADRAALRAARVNLGFTAIAAPIGGRTGSLIVRRGNNVGPTTGPLVVINQISPVLVRFPVLQQDFPSMQAAVARRPLLVTAASTDSAREVERGQLTFLDNNVDSLTGTVTGKANFANADRGLWPGELVFLTVQLRVQHGVLAVPTDAILTGQQGPYVFVIDASNTANMRQISPGLQVADLTVIQKGLGVGERVVVDGQSRLDQGTRVAITGFGTDTGTATLGKQVDSSATAPAESVGGEVGAVARPGSVNPAPAARGARAGPGAVPGTAGGAPPPTPSPRGASPSSTPSTGNASPSTATPSSTPTPTLPSVTPSSPTPPGMTRPSTTPSTSPPANGRTTGRPPAPTSTGRPPP from the coding sequence ATGATGATCGTGGCGGCCGGTAGGCCGGTGAACCGGTGGGCCGGAACCGCTTTGCGCGCGCTCGCGGTCGTCCTCGCCGTCGTTGCCGGTGCGTGCAGAGGCGGACCGCCAGCGCGGCGCGCAGGAGCGACGCCCGTGCGTGTCATGCCCGTCAAGCGAATCGACGCTCCGGTCACGGTCTCGGCGAGCGGCGTCGTCGAGCCGATGCAAACGGTGTCGGTCACCGCGCAGGTCAGCGGAACATTGCTCGACGTTCTGTTCAAGGAGGGCGACTTCGTTCAAAAGGGACAGCAGCTCTTCAGACTCGATCCACGGCCGCTGCAGGCGATCGTCGATCAAGCCCAAGCCACGCTGACCAAGGACATCGCGAACGCAAATGCCGCCGAGAGTGACGATGCCCGCTACAAGTCGCTCGCCGGCATCGGATACGTGAGCCGGTCGCAGTCCGATCAAATGCACGCGGCGGCATTGGCCTCGGCGGCGACGGTACAAGCGGACCGCGCCGCTCTGCGCGCCGCGCGCGTGAATCTCGGATTCACCGCCATCGCCGCGCCGATCGGCGGGCGCACCGGGAGCTTGATCGTACGGCGGGGCAACAACGTCGGTCCGACGACCGGTCCGCTCGTCGTGATCAACCAGATCAGTCCCGTGCTCGTGCGATTTCCTGTGTTGCAGCAGGACTTCCCATCGATGCAAGCGGCAGTGGCGCGCCGCCCGCTTCTCGTGACGGCGGCTTCGACCGACAGCGCGCGAGAAGTCGAGCGTGGGCAGCTCACGTTCCTCGACAACAACGTCGACTCCCTTACGGGCACGGTGACCGGCAAGGCGAACTTCGCCAACGCCGACCGCGGTCTTTGGCCGGGTGAGCTGGTGTTTCTCACGGTACAGCTTCGCGTCCAGCACGGCGTGCTCGCCGTCCCGACAGACGCCATCCTCACGGGACAACAAGGCCCGTACGTGTTCGTCATCGACGCGAGCAACACGGCGAACATGCGACAGATCTCGCCGGGACTTCAGGTCGCCGATCTCACGGTCATTCAGAAAGGCCTCGGGGTGGGCGAGCGCGTCGTGGTCGACGGCCAGTCGCGCCTCGACCAGGGTACGCGTGTCGCCATCACAGGATTCGGAACGGACACCGGCACGGCGACGCTAGGCAAACAAGTGGATTCGAGCGCTACGGCGCCCGCCGAGTCGGTAGGCGGTGAAGTCGGTGCGGTCGCGCGCCCCGGCAGTGTGAATCCGGCACCTGCAGCGCGAGGCGCGCGTGCCGGACCGGGCGCAGTGCCGGGAACGGCTGGCGGAGCGCCGCCGCCGACGCCGTCGCCGCGTGGCGCATCGCCGAGCTCCACTCCGTCTACCGGCAACGCATCGCCGAGCACTGCGACGCCGAGCAGCACGCCGACTCCGACGCTTCCTAGCGTTACTCCGTCGAGCCCAACTCCACCCGGGATGACGCGTCCATCGACGACGCCTTCGACGTCGCCGCCAGCGAACGGCCGGACGACGGGAAGACCGCCGGCACCGACCTCGACCGGCCGCCCCCCGCCATGA